In Candidatus Hamiltonella defensa 5AT (Acyrthosiphon pisum), one genomic interval encodes:
- a CDS encoding Ig-like domain-containing protein gives MPDDVRQIKLWAVENNKSRADTEKFTFKAENAVITESDKNRIWEMTLGSDLEADKDYTLHVEVTDHALNKKNNWDDASQPYRFYISGALTTPSIFFDDKTKTGKYLDFTNKTEKLGFIVSNVKTVEGQTLPTVQVEIKSLQEEGDSENITARQREDKKWEAFTENTPFSKGKYQATVTVTDVKNATASHSFDFHVKPFIQRTEIELVDENTLEKSFVKTNESLTLTYNTPKFNIKFDAEDIHSVNIELKDSDDNVIENKPLNQQEMTKGEYSYESDTLDNQKDYILTVTATDKAGNQSPKAQNFNINSSELQQVDIALHDDDKTGDKKSNFTQNKRPILIFRTKEDNIDSIEIFKKVEGGDGDGNLIHTLRSSGGFKPNKDETWQISDNIFDKDGKYIISARPYKGKKQGPTTEIDIDFYQNAPEVQKIQLNAASKSTFDESGIYTNNSKPGFLITVPDGDQQRVWKMQVLVIKKSTATPLETIEIKDTLFPGNNTQPVSTKEQWAKGEYQIAVTLTDKAGNPSTQKTQTIYFDDTQPKPVIDFHLDASPQKSGEKNIIKNQHRKFVIKGTKEKRIEASDEIEVTLTQSDKTPKRETLYHSKKHASLFSYNEGKKEQTFSLGESDAWPKGDFQLNVKVTDRYGNTGISKEPLSFTIQDSVDKPEIGLIYDDDTSYHKKTDVHITNKPKPRFSLTNLDEHATKVDIKTTPPVVGGRQLNDSFDNLATDNNKKEQLKNRFQLQKEWSDNGDYKLSVNTFLDAEPSPETTLTVLFDNKLNPPRITLDEETRKSSSASESGATVASQTPRFNLLDIDPDVKKVLLQVYKGDKGDKGDHKTLVETIEFDIKDLEDTSKRNGIEGKGIKRTDSGYTYQPSEWQDNAKYKISLTVTDRASNTNQENPAAFEVNIDTAIAKIPSITLDDNDAFNKNKKFITKNQNPSFQLGNIDERAEKITITLCKRNTTDVLASQILRKDNKTFNVNDLILTDKSQLRSLEDGQYTINAEVTLKTKISSALGSLDFTIDHADAPTHTIELIHNTGTIQKPVTNKTTPKFHIKNIAFDRLDRDNPDSIVVTFQKKNRADQQPVIQNLAKSDIPDNSDEFDFTTSTALEQGEYTVTAKVTYQAGQVGSGSLNKSDGMTIYTQPPQSRIEFENTEKVRNDGGKNKVQKQDLKFKISVNDDTAMLKKGSSKVKVSLKKGDVKEGPEIEALYNNTENVWKVDLSEKSISKGDYTIEANVTDKHDNTGTSEPMNFYMLDGLLKPEIEIETNDHTPYDPTEYKDNKKITNKTQPTFIIKNIDPEAESVAFSVSKKGVDTPFATRNYKKNEGGWPFFSNTEKIKVEFQDDGDYEIKLDVVGVGGVQQSAKALLLTLNAQVDPPRISLESQKDVAAPLTSEKKPTFLIEQIGEHVREIKIIRESQGKDPVKKEFICKINDKGEVQTLNNDFGGRLTKDPDNTGTYRFTPKDDWPDGTYNVRVEVTNRAKKSAMSNEDNILTLTIDNNLPEVPTIELEPAHNSTYPVSLKQTETWTQNNSPKFNITAKRNDVNPVTKVHVKVKDPRGNENIEEATKKDGKWTFTPGTPFTKGAYKLSVQSENQLERTSHFSSDITVNFNSVPPVKPGIRLDSESITGIDNPTDITNKPSPKLSITNINTIQDAVDPKAVEVTLINDSTNKALATNAIANYDSKNNTFFYVQRNLSQGDYTATVKATNKAGIPSEISAPLKFKIDTTPPEKPTIELPTESFIDHSSSGVRKKVAKDPSQLVFLIKTAEEINDPKYIEVSLDGNTLNKSGLNSKVVKGAFTWARLYDKKVWKFTYNIPLSAKDNYQLSVKIEDKAGNPATTTSELFRILPDLPTPTIEMANSTSLDKANYPNLTKNNQVSFNITLPAFKAQDVKEVKVKVNDQGWKTINNEGTGTWKYRTDSLTDNNRHTLYVQITDITDKNKTTEQNFVVDTTISKPTIQMIKTDKDEDSSEGKTIFKNKKPSFQFGNIPQDIHKITVNLDGNEIEIPAGDIAGQSTYKWTPPADLSNGAHTIQVTYKDRAGNTSDKDESFEVAVSNMTYAVLPPETDAESEELISLRNANNDTYYSKSFRLRIIVEAKAGETFIIKDIYNKQINRNTVSSSDQLFNIETDKFSAGRLFQVYFKDGEEERWLGNYIVPSAPNDIKWSFFNRGGHKILAVKGNIEPGMRLIIGEKVGEQNKKIAYTGILKDGKFHVEIDASHIQNFYYLMLFSEDAKGNQGYLTNVAQESWQNINRVLFWDDDKKYYVLKHPDIPDMNGQSLNLCSGQRELRKDFKYKVGNDKTLILDNANDIAYITQKLNEGYVGGQYGTRLHFEYRSGHGSALTSTVFFSQKDYEDNFKDSSNKNAITYYDPQPDIGVPKTPESAARSKRSLPLEEESAKEGKDENLPEPTPIASKAQESHQPHTREDNREANKEAQAQKGIAQLIQPEEPQAIEADSLKKESFPLLQPVDFNAPATAEHPDSELSPEAKAEDTPAKEQALKTSDAPLPPAAIEEVDEKDNAEPPQNPIELLNPITSEENTTADTTTPSFTLNAPKEAPDAVKAVVTVDNRPEYVLELIDNQGVFTVEMPLAEGPHELKVKFIDPDGDWIRLDKTFTIDVSSERILSSLETPDRYQIDLSTGSKTSPSKENADILMMTPVLHLPEHEEESIYYG, from the coding sequence GTGCCAGACGATGTTCGACAAATAAAGCTTTGGGCGGTTGAGAATAATAAAAGTAGAGCCGATACAGAAAAATTCACGTTTAAAGCAGAAAACGCCGTTATTACTGAGAGTGACAAAAACAGGATATGGGAGATGACTCTTGGTTCTGACTTAGAAGCTGATAAAGATTATACGCTCCATGTTGAGGTCACTGACCATGCCTTGAACAAAAAAAACAACTGGGACGACGCAAGCCAACCCTACCGATTTTATATCTCAGGAGCATTAACCACGCCTTCGATTTTTTTTGATGATAAAACTAAAACAGGGAAATATCTCGATTTTACAAATAAGACAGAAAAACTCGGCTTTATTGTGTCGAACGTCAAAACTGTTGAGGGTCAAACTCTTCCGACTGTTCAGGTGGAGATAAAATCGCTTCAAGAGGAGGGGGACTCAGAAAACATAACTGCGAGGCAGAGAGAAGATAAAAAATGGGAGGCTTTTACAGAAAATACACCCTTTTCTAAAGGCAAATATCAAGCCACTGTGACAGTCACTGATGTTAAAAATGCAACAGCATCACATAGCTTTGATTTTCATGTTAAACCTTTCATTCAACGCACTGAAATCGAACTTGTTGATGAGAATACTTTGGAAAAGAGTTTTGTGAAAACAAATGAATCATTGACACTGACTTATAACACACCAAAATTCAACATCAAATTTGATGCAGAAGACATACATTCAGTCAATATTGAGCTTAAAGATTCTGATGATAACGTAATTGAAAACAAGCCATTAAACCAACAAGAAATGACAAAAGGTGAGTATAGTTACGAATCAGACACTCTCGATAATCAAAAAGATTACATCTTAACCGTCACCGCTACAGACAAGGCCGGCAATCAAAGCCCTAAGGCGCAAAATTTCAATATCAATAGCAGTGAACTTCAGCAAGTGGATATTGCATTGCATGACGACGATAAAACAGGGGATAAAAAATCAAACTTCACTCAAAACAAACGACCCATACTGATTTTTAGAACGAAAGAAGACAATATTGACAGCATAGAAATTTTTAAAAAAGTTGAGGGTGGCGATGGCGATGGCAATTTAATACATACATTGAGATCTTCTGGGGGTTTCAAACCAAACAAAGACGAAACCTGGCAAATTTCAGACAACATTTTCGACAAAGATGGGAAATATATCATCAGCGCCAGGCCCTATAAAGGTAAAAAACAAGGCCCTACAACTGAGATAGACATCGATTTTTATCAAAATGCCCCTGAAGTCCAAAAGATTCAACTCAATGCAGCAAGCAAATCGACATTCGATGAAAGTGGGATTTATACCAACAACTCCAAACCCGGTTTTTTGATCACCGTTCCTGACGGAGACCAACAACGGGTATGGAAAATGCAGGTCTTGGTGATAAAAAAATCTACTGCAACGCCATTAGAGACAATAGAAATAAAGGATACTCTATTTCCGGGTAATAACACCCAGCCAGTGAGCACTAAAGAACAATGGGCTAAAGGAGAATACCAAATCGCAGTGACACTCACCGATAAAGCAGGCAATCCGTCAACACAAAAAACACAGACAATTTATTTTGATGATACCCAACCTAAACCCGTTATCGATTTTCACCTTGATGCGTCTCCCCAAAAGTCGGGCGAAAAAAACATCATAAAAAATCAACACAGAAAATTTGTTATCAAAGGCACAAAAGAGAAGCGGATAGAAGCATCTGATGAAATTGAAGTGACCTTAACCCAGAGCGATAAAACGCCTAAGCGAGAAACGCTTTATCACAGCAAAAAGCATGCCAGTTTATTTAGTTATAACGAGGGGAAAAAAGAACAGACGTTTTCTTTAGGTGAATCAGACGCCTGGCCTAAAGGCGACTTTCAACTGAACGTTAAAGTCACCGATCGATATGGAAATACTGGCATCTCGAAAGAACCCCTCTCATTCACCATACAGGATAGCGTAGATAAACCCGAAATTGGTCTTATCTATGACGATGACACGTCGTATCATAAGAAAACTGACGTACATATCACCAACAAACCTAAACCTAGGTTCAGTCTCACTAACCTCGACGAACACGCCACCAAGGTGGACATTAAGACGACCCCACCCGTTGTTGGGGGACGGCAATTAAACGACTCTTTTGATAATCTGGCTACAGACAATAACAAAAAAGAACAGCTAAAAAACCGCTTTCAATTGCAAAAAGAATGGTCTGACAATGGAGATTATAAGCTATCGGTCAACACCTTTTTGGATGCCGAACCGTCTCCTGAAACAACACTCACAGTCCTGTTTGACAATAAATTAAACCCGCCCAGAATTACCTTGGACGAAGAAACACGAAAGAGCTCATCTGCATCTGAATCTGGGGCCACCGTGGCCTCTCAAACGCCCAGATTTAATCTGTTGGATATCGACCCCGATGTCAAAAAGGTTCTACTGCAAGTCTATAAAGGCGATAAAGGCGATAAAGGCGATCATAAAACACTCGTCGAAACAATTGAATTTGATATAAAGGATTTGGAAGACACCAGTAAAAGAAATGGTATTGAGGGAAAAGGAATCAAGAGAACCGATAGTGGCTATACTTATCAACCTTCAGAATGGCAAGACAATGCGAAGTATAAAATCAGCCTCACCGTTACAGACCGTGCAAGCAATACAAATCAGGAAAACCCGGCTGCATTCGAGGTCAACATTGACACCGCGATCGCCAAAATACCTTCGATAACACTGGATGATAACGATGCATTTAATAAGAATAAAAAATTTATCACAAAAAACCAAAATCCCTCTTTTCAACTGGGCAATATTGATGAAAGGGCAGAAAAAATCACCATCACCCTTTGTAAGAGAAATACAACAGACGTATTGGCTTCGCAAATATTGCGTAAAGACAACAAAACTTTCAATGTTAATGACTTGATACTTACTGATAAAAGTCAACTCAGGTCACTGGAAGATGGACAATATACGATTAACGCCGAAGTCACATTAAAAACAAAAATATCCAGCGCCCTTGGAAGCTTAGACTTTACGATTGACCATGCTGACGCCCCAACCCACACCATCGAGCTTATTCACAATACCGGCACCATTCAAAAACCTGTCACCAATAAAACGACTCCGAAATTCCACATCAAAAATATCGCTTTCGATCGCCTGGATCGGGATAACCCTGACAGTATTGTGGTCACTTTTCAAAAAAAGAATCGTGCAGACCAACAACCGGTCATACAAAATCTTGCAAAAAGTGACATACCAGATAATAGTGATGAATTTGATTTCACCACCTCCACAGCATTAGAGCAGGGCGAGTATACCGTCACAGCGAAGGTGACCTACCAGGCGGGTCAAGTCGGCAGTGGTAGTCTGAATAAAAGCGATGGGATGACCATTTACACTCAGCCTCCTCAATCGAGGATTGAATTTGAAAATACTGAAAAAGTCCGCAATGACGGCGGCAAAAATAAAGTCCAAAAACAGGATTTGAAGTTTAAGATTTCAGTCAATGACGATACAGCGATGTTAAAAAAAGGCTCGAGTAAGGTTAAGGTGTCTTTAAAAAAAGGGGATGTAAAAGAAGGACCCGAAATAGAGGCTCTCTACAATAATACAGAAAATGTATGGAAAGTGGATTTATCAGAAAAATCAATCTCTAAAGGAGACTACACCATAGAGGCTAATGTCACCGATAAACATGACAATACCGGAACATCTGAGCCAATGAATTTTTACATGCTCGACGGGCTTCTAAAGCCCGAGATTGAGATTGAGACAAATGATCATACCCCCTATGATCCAACCGAATACAAAGATAACAAAAAGATAACCAATAAAACACAGCCCACATTCATTATAAAAAATATAGATCCTGAGGCTGAGTCAGTGGCTTTCTCCGTATCTAAAAAAGGAGTGGACACACCTTTTGCTACAAGAAATTACAAAAAAAATGAGGGCGGCTGGCCATTTTTTAGTAACACGGAGAAAATCAAAGTCGAGTTTCAAGACGACGGCGACTATGAAATTAAACTCGATGTAGTAGGCGTGGGTGGGGTACAACAATCTGCTAAGGCTCTTTTACTCACCCTCAATGCCCAGGTAGATCCCCCTCGAATCTCTTTAGAGAGTCAAAAAGATGTCGCCGCACCATTAACCAGTGAAAAAAAACCGACTTTTCTGATTGAGCAGATTGGTGAACATGTCAGGGAAATTAAAATTATTCGTGAAAGCCAGGGCAAGGACCCCGTCAAAAAAGAGTTTATATGTAAAATCAACGACAAAGGAGAGGTACAAACTCTCAATAATGATTTTGGAGGAAGGCTCACGAAAGATCCAGATAATACAGGAACCTACAGATTTACTCCTAAAGATGACTGGCCGGACGGAACCTATAATGTCAGAGTTGAAGTGACTAATCGAGCCAAAAAATCCGCAATGTCAAACGAAGACAATATACTCACTCTTACCATTGACAACAACCTCCCCGAGGTGCCCACCATAGAACTCGAGCCGGCCCATAACAGCACTTATCCAGTTTCTCTTAAACAAACAGAAACATGGACCCAGAACAACTCCCCTAAATTTAATATTACGGCGAAAAGAAATGATGTAAATCCAGTCACAAAAGTCCATGTCAAAGTAAAAGACCCCCGCGGTAATGAAAACATAGAAGAAGCAACAAAAAAAGACGGAAAATGGACCTTTACGCCTGGTACTCCATTCACAAAAGGTGCTTACAAACTCTCCGTTCAATCCGAAAATCAACTCGAACGTACAAGTCATTTTTCCAGCGACATCACCGTTAATTTTAACTCTGTTCCCCCTGTAAAACCCGGAATCAGATTAGACAGTGAAAGCATCACAGGCATAGATAATCCTACAGATATCACCAATAAGCCATCCCCTAAACTCTCAATCACAAACATTAATACAATACAGGATGCGGTTGATCCAAAGGCCGTCGAAGTCACCCTCATTAATGACTCAACAAATAAAGCACTGGCTACGAATGCAATAGCGAATTACGATAGTAAAAATAACACTTTCTTTTACGTACAAAGAAATCTCTCACAAGGCGACTATACCGCTACCGTTAAAGCCACCAATAAAGCCGGTATACCCTCTGAAATATCCGCGCCATTGAAGTTTAAAATCGATACCACTCCTCCCGAAAAACCCACCATTGAACTGCCGACAGAGTCATTTATAGATCACAGCTCCAGTGGCGTTCGAAAAAAAGTTGCTAAAGACCCCAGTCAACTCGTCTTTTTAATTAAAACCGCAGAGGAGATTAATGATCCAAAATATATTGAGGTCAGCCTTGATGGTAATACATTAAATAAAAGCGGCTTAAACTCAAAAGTCGTCAAAGGAGCGTTCACCTGGGCGCGCTTGTATGACAAAAAAGTCTGGAAGTTTACTTATAATATCCCTCTGTCTGCGAAAGATAATTACCAATTATCAGTGAAAATCGAAGACAAAGCAGGGAATCCCGCAACCACAACCAGTGAACTTTTTAGAATTCTCCCTGATTTGCCAACACCCACAATAGAGATGGCCAATAGTACCAGTTTAGATAAAGCCAACTATCCTAATCTCACCAAAAACAATCAGGTTTCTTTCAATATCACATTGCCGGCCTTTAAGGCACAAGATGTTAAAGAAGTGAAGGTAAAAGTGAATGATCAAGGCTGGAAAACAATAAACAATGAGGGAACCGGCACCTGGAAATACAGAACAGATTCGCTAACAGATAATAATAGACATACCTTGTACGTGCAAATCACAGATATTACCGATAAAAATAAGACAACAGAACAAAATTTTGTCGTTGATACAACAATCTCGAAACCGACCATACAGATGATAAAAACGGACAAGGATGAAGACTCATCGGAGGGAAAAACCATTTTTAAAAATAAAAAACCTTCTTTCCAGTTTGGAAACATCCCTCAGGATATCCACAAAATCACAGTTAATTTAGATGGAAATGAGATTGAAATTCCTGCAGGTGATATTGCAGGGCAGAGCACATATAAATGGACTCCTCCTGCAGACCTGTCTAATGGAGCACATACTATACAAGTGACTTATAAAGATAGAGCAGGTAATACCAGTGATAAAGATGAGAGTTTTGAGGTCGCTGTTTCAAATATGACTTATGCTGTGCTTCCTCCTGAGACAGATGCAGAGTCAGAAGAACTCATAAGCTTAAGGAATGCGAACAATGATACTTATTATAGTAAGAGTTTTCGCCTTCGCATCATAGTTGAGGCTAAGGCAGGAGAAACCTTTATTATAAAAGATATCTACAATAAACAAATTAATAGAAATACAGTTAGCTCCAGTGATCAATTGTTTAATATTGAAACTGATAAATTTAGTGCTGGCCGGCTATTTCAAGTTTATTTTAAAGACGGAGAAGAAGAGAGGTGGTTAGGTAATTATATAGTACCTTCAGCCCCGAATGATATTAAATGGAGCTTTTTTAACAGAGGAGGACATAAGATACTCGCTGTAAAGGGGAATATAGAGCCAGGGATGCGCCTTATTATTGGAGAGAAGGTTGGAGAGCAGAATAAGAAAATTGCATACACAGGCATTTTAAAAGATGGAAAATTTCATGTAGAAATTGATGCCTCTCATATACAGAATTTTTATTATTTGATGCTCTTCTCTGAAGATGCAAAAGGAAACCAGGGTTATCTAACGAATGTTGCTCAAGAAAGCTGGCAAAACATTAATCGCGTTTTATTTTGGGACGACGATAAAAAATATTATGTCCTAAAACACCCTGATATTCCTGATATGAATGGGCAAAGTTTGAATTTGTGTTCCGGCCAACGGGAACTCAGGAAAGATTTCAAATATAAGGTTGGCAACGACAAAACTTTAATTTTGGATAATGCGAATGACATAGCATATATAACTCAAAAGTTAAATGAGGGGTATGTTGGGGGCCAATATGGAACGAGACTTCATTTTGAATATCGGTCAGGCCACGGTAGTGCTTTGACTTCTACTGTATTTTTTAGTCAGAAAGATTATGAAGATAATTTTAAAGATTCTTCTAATAAAAATGCAATCACTTATTATGATCCACAGCCTGACATAGGCGTACCTAAGACTCCAGAAAGCGCGGCCAGAAGCAAACGAAGCTTGCCATTAGAGGAAGAATCTGCCAAAGAAGGCAAAGACGAGAACCTGCCTGAACCTACCCCGATTGCCTCAAAAGCCCAGGAAAGCCACCAACCACATACCCGTGAAGACAATCGTGAAGCGAATAAAGAAGCACAGGCCCAGAAGGGGATCGCTCAACTGATACAACCCGAAGAGCCCCAGGCTATAGAAGCCGATTCACTGAAAAAAGAATCTTTTCCGTTGCTTCAGCCCGTGGATTTCAACGCACCTGCCACGGCCGAGCACCCTGACTCTGAGCTCAGCCCTGAAGCGAAGGCCGAGGATACCCCTGCCAAGGAACAGGCCCTGAAGACCTCTGATGCCCCATTGCCGCCTGCGGCGATTGAAGAGGTTGATGAAAAAGACAATGCTGAACCGCCTCAAAATCCGATTGAATTACTCAACCCCATCACATCAGAGGAAAACACCACCGCAGATACCACCACCCCCAGCTTCACACTCAACGCCCCTAAAGAAGCGCCCGATGCCGTCAAAGCGGTGGTGACGGTAGATAATCGCCCCGAATATGTGCTTGAGCTGATTGACAACCAAGGGGTATTCACTGTCGAGATGCCGTTAGCAGAAGGCCCGCATGAACTCAAGGTGAAATTTATCGATCCGGATGGGGACTGGATCCGCTTGGATAAAACGTTCACCATCGATGTGTCTTCTGAAAGAATACTGAGCAGCCTAGAAACCCCAGACAGATATCAAATCGACCTTTCAACAGGGTCAAAAACGAGCCCGTCAAAAGAAAACGCGGATATATTAATGATGACGCCTGTTTTACATCTGCCTGAGCATGAGGAGGAATCCATATATTATGGATAA
- a CDS encoding Ig-like domain-containing protein — protein MNIGSFNAKIVDGDNTSLQVKDNNNHTITSHTNPGFEGEGKPNSTIIFSNNKNKSDKQEIKVNEQGKWSLAGFNTPSEGGSNLLKFDIADLYGNKGQFEFQYEIDTIAPVTPNGISLKNNFKTIGINKTPTTAEKQPTLTGKGEAFSWVWIYEDSGLDSDNKEKHLGRVKVEKNGYWEYKFPESLTPKLHTLKFEAQDAANNFSTKSEFQFNVQTKATILEAYLSNDSRSNQSLEWKTQKTSNLKIEGKADPNANITIDINGSKNNVEADNEGNWNTDIDNRSDGKYAVKITSTSKVADIDPLNIEHELWIKTRIESATIEIIDENGLVSKRDETIITSSTKPRFKITGEAGSDFIVTFEKNGTEAEAKEAKEVKSKK, from the coding sequence GTGAATATAGGTAGCTTCAATGCCAAAATTGTAGACGGTGACAATACCTCACTACAAGTAAAAGACAACAATAATCATACAATAACGAGTCACACAAATCCTGGATTTGAAGGAGAAGGGAAGCCGAACAGTACTATCATTTTTTCAAATAATAAAAATAAAAGTGATAAGCAGGAAATTAAAGTAAATGAACAAGGAAAATGGAGTCTTGCAGGGTTTAATACACCATCTGAGGGTGGTTCTAATCTTCTCAAATTTGATATCGCCGATCTGTATGGCAATAAAGGCCAATTCGAATTCCAATATGAGATCGATACCATTGCCCCTGTGACCCCAAATGGTATTTCATTAAAAAATAATTTTAAAACCATAGGTATAAACAAGACACCGACCACAGCAGAAAAACAGCCCACATTAACAGGAAAAGGCGAAGCATTTAGCTGGGTTTGGATTTATGAAGATTCCGGTTTGGATTCGGATAATAAAGAAAAACATTTAGGCAGGGTCAAAGTGGAGAAGAATGGCTATTGGGAATATAAGTTTCCAGAATCTCTCACACCCAAACTCCATACCCTGAAATTTGAAGCTCAAGATGCCGCGAATAATTTTTCTACAAAGTCGGAGTTTCAGTTTAATGTTCAAACCAAAGCCACCATTTTAGAAGCCTATTTAAGCAATGACAGTCGTTCTAATCAAAGCCTGGAATGGAAAACCCAAAAAACCAGCAATCTAAAAATTGAAGGAAAAGCAGACCCAAATGCCAATATCACTATTGATATAAATGGATCAAAAAATAATGTTGAAGCCGATAATGAAGGGAATTGGAATACTGATATTGATAATCGATCGGATGGAAAATACGCTGTAAAAATAACTTCTACAAGCAAAGTAGCAGATATAGATCCTCTTAATATCGAGCATGAGCTTTGGATAAAAACCCGTATTGAGTCTGCCACGATTGAGATTATTGATGAAAATGGGCTTGTCTCTAAACGAGACGAGACGATCATCACCAGTAGCACAAAGCCTAGATTTAAAATTACAGGAGAAGCGGGAAGCGATTTTATCGTCACCTTTGAAAAAAACGGGACAGAAGCAGAAGCAAAAGAAGCAAAAGAAGTAAAAAGTAAAAAGTAA
- a CDS encoding Ig-like domain-containing protein, producing the protein MILNTTKADSSGNFAFTLDKSLDEGPHEFMALGEYKGNKAQAELSLVIKSIIKPVDFQMNQKDIALESKNPDIFLIKNVQPAIQGTAEENTQVSVYNKKSTDDKETRLGTVSVDEKGVWSYSFKDRQLAQGDNSISVVAEDKAKNIAAAKKTINLDSIPPYAPTIELAEESHPKIHEGQTFTRFTDPVLK; encoded by the coding sequence TTGATCTTAAACACCACGAAGGCCGACAGCTCCGGTAATTTTGCTTTTACTCTCGATAAATCATTAGACGAGGGGCCGCACGAGTTTATGGCCTTGGGAGAATATAAAGGCAATAAAGCCCAGGCAGAATTATCTCTCGTGATTAAATCAATCATTAAGCCCGTTGATTTTCAGATGAATCAAAAAGATATTGCACTGGAGAGTAAAAACCCTGACATTTTTTTGATTAAAAATGTTCAGCCTGCCATTCAAGGGACGGCTGAAGAAAACACGCAAGTCAGCGTTTATAATAAAAAATCAACCGATGATAAAGAAACACGACTAGGCACAGTGAGCGTCGATGAAAAGGGAGTATGGAGCTATTCTTTTAAAGACAGGCAACTCGCGCAAGGGGATAACAGTATTAGCGTCGTTGCAGAAGACAAGGCCAAAAACATCGCTGCTGCAAAAAAAACCATTAATCTGGATTCAATCCCTCCATACGCTCCCACCATTGAACTTGCAGAAGAGTCTCATCCTAAAATCCATGAGGGTCAGACTTTCACTCGATTTACAGATCCAGTATTAAAATGA